The Anastrepha ludens isolate Willacy chromosome 2, idAnaLude1.1, whole genome shotgun sequence genome contains a region encoding:
- the LOC128855433 gene encoding protein MEMO1 produces MSAVRKATHSGSWYTNLGPELSRQLDRWLGAAELSHGPARAIIAPHAGYTYSGACGAFAYRQVSPAVVKRIFILGPSHHVRLRGCALSTAKKYKTPLYDLKIDTQINTELQNTGNFSWMDMKIDEDEHSIEMHLPYIAKVMEDFKDQFTIVPILVGSLNPEQEALYGDLLANYFTDPQNLFVISSDFCHWGHRFNYTYYDRSCGQIHSSIEKLDKDAMAIIETLNPNDFTEYLRKYNNTICGRHPIGVMLNAVKVLQNQGYSNMSFKFLKYAQSSQCKDMDDSSVSYASGSLVFES; encoded by the exons ATGTCTGCTGTCAGAAAAGCAACTCATTCCGGAAGTTGGTACACCAACTTAG GTCCAGAGTTGTCACGCCAATTGGATAGATGGCTGGGCGCTGCGGAGCTTTCGCATGGACCTGCACGTGCAATTATTGCGCC ACATGCCGGCTATACCTACAGTGGAGCTTGTGGTGCTTTCGCCTATCGACAAGTTAGTCCCGCCGTTGT CAAACGAATTTTCATATTGGGCCCATCACATCATGTACGGCTGCGTGGCTgtgctttgtccactgcgaagaAATACAAAACCCCTCTATATGATCTCAAGATTGATACTCAAA TCAACACTGAATTACAAAATACCGGAAACTTCTCTTGGATGGATATGAAAATAGACGAAGATGAGCATAGTATCGAAATGCATTTGCCATATATAGCAAAAGTAATGGAAGA tttcaaaGATCAGTTCACGATCGTGCCAATTTTAGTCGGTTCTCTAAATCCCGAACAGGAAGCCTTGTATGGCGACCTTTTAGCGAACTATTTTACGGACCCGCAAAACCTATTTGTGATATCATCGGACTTTTGCCATTGGGGACATCGTTTCAATTATACGTATTACGATCGTTCTTGCGGTCAAATTCACTCTTCTATTGAAAAGCTTGACAAGGAT GCCATGGCGATCATTGAGACACTAAATCCCAATGATTTTACAGAATATCTACGAAAGTACAATAATACCATTTGTGGGCGTCATCCGATCGGTGTGATGCTCAATGCTGTAAAGGTGTTGCAAAATCAAGGTTATAGTAATATGAGCTTTAAATTTCTCAAGTACGCGCAAAGCAGCCAGTGCAAGGACATGGATGATTCGAGTGTTAGCTATGCATCCGGTTCACTGGTGTTTGA